In Bacillus sp. DX3.1, the following proteins share a genomic window:
- a CDS encoding HAMP domain-containing sensor histidine kinase, producing the protein MRKGIVLKLFILTTALCMLILATIFIGQTIFFKQYYANRKVNDIQTNISSFERGYLNSGGNIESIRKLEQDFYRENNTWITTLDSDGNLKHADDFYLEVKLDRLSQKEFGKTNIKVPLYNLMGIEEVENEKLPHFSGLQISVYGINRDSTFVPAGLSLYKGGTNWSNKPLNKKINDMQTKVKEEKKSADQVPSTAFLGTITKIQLPDSKGMSNFLYKNTLFLESIKEFQANLLLNESKDTNDSLQIIDYEKNDIKYKLLIEPIKEKDGSFTYIFAMASLQPVDEAVQMVKDYYVYIIAFVLVLIFLASFYYSKQIAKPLLRINDTTKKIAHLDFTERIPITSKDEIGDLSENINMLSNTLHSHIGQLEQDIEKERKLENTRKEFIAGVSHELKTPLSIMKSCISILKDGVAEHKKEYYFQAMEKEVDKMDMLILDMLELAKFESGTYKMKMDTFYIDGVIEHICEQLSLEIEKKELHVYKHVSPFEVIANQHRIEQVIINFITNAIRYTPEKEDIIISTIDEPNRVKVCIENKGAHIQEEQLDKIWDRFYRIDTARQRSKGGTGLGLAISKNILELHGVEYGVNNTEDGVLFYFYLQKKV; encoded by the coding sequence ATGAGAAAAGGGATTGTACTCAAATTATTTATTCTTACAACAGCACTATGCATGTTGATTTTAGCGACGATTTTTATTGGACAAACGATATTTTTTAAACAATATTATGCCAACAGAAAGGTAAATGATATTCAAACGAACATAAGCTCTTTTGAGAGAGGATATTTGAATAGCGGAGGTAACATAGAATCAATTCGAAAACTTGAGCAAGATTTTTATCGAGAAAATAATACGTGGATCACAACATTAGATAGCGATGGGAATTTAAAACATGCCGATGATTTTTATTTAGAAGTAAAGCTGGATCGACTGTCCCAGAAAGAGTTTGGAAAAACAAACATTAAAGTTCCTCTATATAATCTTATGGGGATAGAAGAGGTTGAAAATGAAAAACTACCACATTTTTCAGGATTACAAATTTCTGTTTATGGAATAAATAGAGATTCTACCTTCGTTCCGGCTGGATTAAGTCTATACAAGGGAGGGACAAATTGGTCCAATAAACCCCTGAATAAGAAAATAAATGATATGCAAACTAAAGTTAAAGAAGAAAAGAAAAGTGCTGATCAAGTTCCTAGTACTGCTTTTTTAGGAACTATTACAAAAATTCAACTACCTGATAGCAAAGGAATGTCGAATTTCCTTTATAAAAATACTCTATTTTTGGAGAGTATAAAAGAGTTTCAAGCAAACTTACTGTTAAATGAAAGTAAAGATACCAATGATTCCTTACAGATAATTGACTATGAAAAAAATGATATAAAATATAAATTGTTAATAGAACCGATAAAAGAAAAAGATGGCTCATTCACATATATATTTGCAATGGCCTCCTTACAGCCAGTAGATGAAGCAGTACAAATGGTAAAGGATTATTATGTATATATCATTGCGTTTGTATTAGTACTTATTTTTCTTGCTTCTTTCTATTATTCAAAACAAATTGCAAAACCGTTATTACGAATAAATGATACAACGAAAAAAATTGCACATTTAGATTTCACGGAAAGAATCCCGATTACTTCAAAAGATGAGATTGGAGATTTATCGGAAAATATTAACATGCTATCTAATACACTACATTCACATATTGGACAACTGGAACAAGACATCGAAAAAGAAAGAAAGTTAGAAAACACACGGAAAGAGTTTATTGCAGGTGTATCACATGAACTGAAAACTCCTCTAAGTATTATGAAAAGCTGCATTTCTATCTTAAAAGATGGGGTCGCTGAGCATAAGAAAGAATATTATTTTCAAGCGATGGAAAAAGAAGTAGATAAGATGGATATGTTAATTTTGGACATGCTGGAGTTAGCTAAATTTGAATCCGGCACATATAAAATGAAAATGGATACTTTTTATATTGATGGAGTTATTGAGCATATATGTGAACAGCTATCATTAGAGATAGAGAAAAAAGAACTACATGTTTACAAACATGTATCTCCATTTGAAGTTATTGCCAATCAACATCGCATTGAACAAGTAATTATCAACTTCATTACGAATGCAATCCGTTATACGCCGGAAAAAGAAGATATTATTATTTCCACAATAGATGAACCAAATCGAGTAAAGGTTTGTATAGAAAATAAAGGTGCTCATATTCAAGAAGAGCAATTAGATAAAATTTGGGATCGTTTTTATCGGATAGATACGGCTCGTCAGCGTTCAAAAGGTGGAACGGGGCTTGGGCTTGCCATTTCTAAAAATATTTTAGAACTTCATGGCGTAGAGTATGGTGTAAATAATACAGAAGATGGTGTGCTGTTTTATTTTTATTTACAGAAAAAAGTGTAG
- a CDS encoding response regulator transcription factor: MTKTILIVEDEDILREILKDYFLNEQYKVLEARDGKEALSLFEEKEVHLVILDIMLPELDGWSVCRRIRKTSQVPIIMLTARVDEDDTLLGFELGADDYVAKPYSPPILLARAKRLLESRALTSKSPSNDNDTLSIKGICVHFPSRIVTIDGVDVNLTHTEFEILTYFMKNQGIVLTREQLISRIWGYEFAGDDRTVNSHIRNLRNKLGDKAKYITTVVRMGYKFEGNV, translated from the coding sequence ATGACAAAAACAATTTTAATTGTTGAGGATGAAGATATTTTACGCGAAATATTGAAAGATTATTTTCTAAATGAACAATATAAAGTACTTGAGGCAAGAGATGGGAAAGAAGCTTTATCCTTGTTTGAAGAAAAAGAGGTTCATTTAGTTATTCTTGATATTATGTTACCAGAATTAGATGGTTGGTCTGTTTGCCGAAGAATTCGTAAGACATCTCAAGTTCCAATTATTATGCTGACAGCACGTGTAGATGAAGATGATACGTTACTTGGATTTGAGTTAGGTGCAGATGATTATGTAGCAAAACCATATAGTCCACCGATTTTATTGGCAAGGGCAAAGCGATTACTTGAAAGCCGAGCGCTTACAAGTAAATCTCCAAGTAATGATAATGATACGTTATCTATTAAGGGGATTTGCGTCCACTTTCCATCACGTATCGTTACGATAGATGGAGTCGATGTTAATTTAACGCATACGGAATTTGAGATATTAACGTATTTCATGAAGAATCAAGGAATTGTTTTGACAAGAGAGCAATTGATTTCAAGAATTTGGGGATATGAATTTGCTGGTGATGACCGGACAGTGAATAGTCATATCCGTAATTTACGAAATAAATTAGGAGATAAAGCAAAGTACATTACGACTGTTGTTCGGATGGGGTATAAATTTGAGGGGAATGTATGA
- a CDS encoding class D sortase codes for MRLVNRIGLCCMIVGIFMGTYYFFEWYKGKSAAQDLTTEEIKHFEKIEPKQHSAETLVNSQVPSSQMQYKEGEKVAILNIPKIKKKFSVYWGANDTTLKKGVGMFVSDITTAPSEGGHTVLSGHRDTVFTELGELKEKDSLIVEYDNNIYTYEIQKMWITHADDRTVIVKKEEPTLTLTTCYPFDYIGDAPDRYIIEAKLISSDPKVKLQ; via the coding sequence GTGAGACTTGTAAATCGTATTGGATTATGTTGTATGATAGTTGGTATTTTTATGGGAACGTATTATTTTTTTGAGTGGTACAAAGGGAAAAGTGCTGCGCAAGATTTAACAACAGAAGAAATAAAGCATTTTGAGAAGATAGAACCAAAACAACATTCCGCGGAAACGCTTGTGAATTCTCAAGTACCATCCTCTCAAATGCAATATAAAGAAGGGGAGAAAGTAGCTATATTAAATATCCCAAAAATAAAGAAAAAGTTTTCTGTATATTGGGGAGCGAATGATACCACGTTAAAAAAAGGAGTAGGTATGTTTGTGAGTGATATTACAACTGCTCCATCTGAAGGGGGTCACACAGTACTGAGTGGACATCGCGATACTGTATTTACAGAGCTAGGGGAGCTTAAAGAAAAAGATAGCCTTATTGTAGAATATGATAATAATATTTACACGTATGAAATTCAAAAAATGTGGATTACACATGCAGATGATCGTACAGTTATTGTAAAGAAAGAAGAACCAACATTAACGCTGACAACTTGCTATCCATTCGATTATATAGGTGATGCACCAGATCGATATATTATTGAAGCGAAGTTAATTTCTAGCGATCCGAAAGTGAAATTACAGTAA
- a CDS encoding LPXTG cell wall anchor domain-containing protein has protein sequence MKKKLLPICAMALLSVGYSSVASASTGTMTKEEVAQVQQDTTKKEAAMQEQQKQDQMKKEAAMQEQQKQDKMKKEAAMQEQQKQDKMKKEAAMQATKGEKLPNTASNSVTMMVLSACLVALGSVFGFTRRKIKA, from the coding sequence ATGAAAAAGAAACTTTTACCAATCTGTGCGATGGCACTTTTATCAGTAGGGTATTCTTCAGTGGCAAGTGCGTCTACTGGAACAATGACAAAAGAAGAAGTAGCACAAGTACAGCAAGATACGACGAAAAAAGAAGCAGCAATGCAAGAACAACAAAAACAAGATCAAATGAAAAAAGAAGCGGCAATGCAAGAACAACAAAAACAAGATAAGATGAAAAAAGAAGCAGCAATGCAAGAACAACAAAAACAAGATAAGATGAAAAAAGAAGCAGCAATGCAAGCTACAAAAGGTGAGAAGCTACCAAATACAGCATCAAATAGCGTAACAATGATGGTATTAAGCGCATGTCTTGTAGCATTAGGATCAGTATTTGGATTTACTCGCCGTAAAATCAAAGCGTAA
- the hpt gene encoding hypoxanthine phosphoribosyltransferase has product MNIEIKDTLISEETLQAKVKELALEIERDFAGEEIVVIAVLKGSFVFAADLIRHIKNEVTIDFISASSYGNQTESTGKVKLLKDIDVNITGKNVIVVEDIIDSGLTLHFLKDHFFMHKPKTLKFCTLLDKPERRKVDLKAEYVGFQIPDEFIVGYGIDCAEKYRNLPYIAAVATDK; this is encoded by the coding sequence ATGAATATTGAAATAAAAGATACTTTAATCTCTGAAGAAACATTACAAGCAAAAGTAAAAGAACTTGCTCTAGAAATCGAGCGCGATTTTGCAGGAGAAGAAATCGTTGTTATCGCTGTATTAAAAGGTTCTTTCGTCTTTGCTGCTGATTTAATTCGCCACATTAAAAACGAAGTAACAATCGACTTTATCTCTGCATCTAGTTATGGCAACCAAACAGAATCAACTGGAAAAGTAAAATTATTGAAAGATATCGATGTGAACATTACAGGTAAAAATGTAATTGTTGTGGAAGATATTATCGATTCTGGCTTAACGCTTCACTTCTTAAAAGACCATTTCTTCATGCATAAACCAAAAACATTGAAGTTTTGTACATTACTTGATAAACCAGAGCGCCGTAAAGTCGATTTAAAAGCAGAATACGTAGGCTTCCAAATTCCGGATGAATTTATTGTTGGCTACGGCATCGACTGTGCAGAAAAATATCGTAACCTTCCATATATCGCGGCGGTTGCAACAGATAAATAA
- a CDS encoding cold-shock protein: MYWRKNNTPVEEPVETAVWECQTEDCLGWMRKNFSFDEEPKCPLCKGKMTSGERLLQKL; this comes from the coding sequence ATGTATTGGAGAAAAAATAATACCCCTGTAGAAGAACCCGTGGAAACAGCTGTATGGGAATGCCAAACGGAAGACTGTTTAGGATGGATGCGTAAAAACTTTTCTTTTGATGAAGAGCCAAAGTGTCCTTTATGTAAAGGTAAAATGACAAGCGGAGAACGCCTATTACAGAAGTTATAA
- a CDS encoding MFS transporter, protein MIVGNRKKLSLALVLFNLFIVFLGIGLVVPIMPSYMKTLQLGTDIMGYLIATFAFVQLLTSPIAGVWVDTFGRKKIIILGLSLFSFSEFLFGVGNHIWVLFLSRALGGISAACMMPAVIAFIADTTSLENRAKALGYLSASISAGFIIGPGIGGFISDFGIRAPFFFAAVISGIAACFSVFILKEPVSKEQRNKMRDNKIQISFLQEIKQSFHPLYFIPLLLVFVLACGLSAYEHMFSFVVDKKFGFTPKDISTIIAVSAILGVVVQILFFEKLVKKFGEKRIIQCSLLIAAIYIFESAFISNYWALMIVTFIVFLACDLLRPAITTLLSKIAGENQGFAGGMNSTYTSLGNMVGPALGGILFNVNVNLPYIFAGLILTAGFGITVLWKSRAKMN, encoded by the coding sequence ATGATTGTAGGTAACAGAAAAAAATTATCTTTAGCCTTAGTATTATTCAATTTATTTATTGTATTTTTAGGTATTGGTCTTGTTGTTCCCATAATGCCATCTTATATGAAGACATTACAATTAGGTACTGACATTATGGGATATTTAATTGCTACGTTTGCATTTGTTCAACTACTAACATCCCCCATTGCTGGAGTATGGGTAGATACATTTGGTCGAAAGAAAATAATTATACTGGGATTATCCCTTTTTTCTTTCTCTGAATTTTTATTTGGAGTTGGAAATCATATATGGGTATTATTTCTTTCTAGAGCATTAGGCGGTATTAGTGCCGCATGTATGATGCCGGCAGTTATTGCTTTTATAGCTGATACAACTTCATTAGAAAACAGAGCAAAAGCATTAGGGTATCTATCAGCATCTATCAGTGCAGGGTTCATCATTGGCCCTGGGATTGGTGGATTTATATCTGATTTTGGCATACGTGCACCGTTCTTTTTTGCAGCTGTGATTTCCGGTATCGCTGCGTGTTTTTCAGTATTCATTTTGAAAGAACCTGTGTCTAAAGAGCAACGAAATAAAATGAGAGATAACAAAATACAAATAAGCTTTTTACAGGAAATTAAACAATCTTTTCACCCTTTATACTTTATCCCACTATTACTTGTCTTTGTTCTAGCATGTGGTTTATCAGCTTATGAACATATGTTTAGCTTTGTTGTTGATAAAAAGTTTGGTTTTACGCCCAAGGATATATCAACAATTATTGCAGTAAGCGCCATATTAGGAGTAGTAGTACAAATCTTATTCTTTGAAAAACTAGTAAAAAAATTTGGTGAAAAAAGAATCATTCAATGTAGCCTACTCATAGCTGCTATATATATTTTTGAGTCTGCATTTATTAGTAATTATTGGGCACTTATGATTGTAACGTTTATCGTCTTTTTGGCATGTGACTTACTCCGGCCGGCAATCACAACGTTACTTTCTAAAATAGCTGGAGAAAATCAAGGATTTGCCGGAGGGATGAATTCTACTTATACAAGCCTCGGAAATATGGTAGGGCCAGCACTGGGAGGTATCTTATTTAATGTAAATGTTAATCTTCCATATATCTTTGCGGGATTAATTCTTACTGCTGGTTTTGGCATAACTGTATTATGGAAGAGTAGAGCAAAAATGAATTAA
- a CDS encoding GNAT family N-acetyltransferase, whose amino-acid sequence MDEVIYRGLVKEDYESVKELIGEAFGFNEFIKDSKFLDSILNIYLQSCILGSSFSKVAERNNKIIGVILGDSKKDKNRLKKAHNTLSLAYTMLKVLMANKENKKFIKEFSKVQDTYKELIQGKEDDFQGSVQLFIVSGESRGLGVGKALMNHLSNYMKSTDVKSLYLYTDTRCNYGFYDSQNFERKNEKEIYFDSIQAKLNVFLYCYNF is encoded by the coding sequence ATGGATGAAGTAATATATAGAGGTCTAGTTAAAGAGGATTATGAATCTGTTAAAGAATTGATTGGTGAAGCATTTGGCTTCAATGAATTTATTAAAGATAGTAAATTTTTAGATTCAATATTAAACATCTATCTACAAAGTTGTATTTTAGGAAGTTCATTTAGCAAAGTAGCAGAAAGAAACAATAAGATTATTGGTGTTATTTTGGGGGATTCAAAAAAAGACAAGAATCGTTTAAAGAAAGCTCATAATACTTTAAGTCTTGCCTATACCATGCTTAAAGTGCTCATGGCTAATAAGGAGAATAAAAAATTCATAAAAGAATTCTCAAAAGTTCAAGACACATATAAAGAACTTATACAAGGAAAAGAAGATGATTTTCAAGGTTCTGTACAGTTATTTATTGTATCAGGGGAATCTAGAGGTCTTGGGGTTGGAAAGGCTCTAATGAATCATTTGTCTAATTATATGAAAAGTACGGATGTGAAATCTTTATATTTATATACAGATACTAGATGTAACTATGGATTTTATGACAGCCAAAACTTTGAACGTAAAAATGAAAAAGAAATTTATTTTGATTCAATTCAAGCAAAACTTAATGTATTTTTATACTGTTATAATTTTTAA
- a CDS encoding helix-turn-helix domain-containing protein produces MRKNIKEVIRVKNLFSIGEVAKMKGITIKALRYYHKIGILIPRYIDEITGYRYYSIDQFIYIDIIKNCRELRTSIVELQEIFKDCNTDKLLKFLQLKRYEAEENINKMQEIIKSIDTLNTQVENSKDILNNDEISIKFFEQRYVIVAPCKEVGSLKELLYYSDLEKIIQDKEWKMSMERGIIYNFNSDGNVEPKYVFSGFQGNSNIEVEQNMKILPKGKYLTLAYSKDNEEERRRKIVKYVKENNLKIKGFIEVELFNDFFNTESYSCQVQMFIENNEEVD; encoded by the coding sequence ATGAGAAAAAATATAAAGGAAGTGATTAGGGTGAAAAACTTATTTTCTATTGGGGAAGTTGCTAAAATGAAAGGCATTACAATAAAAGCGTTAAGATATTACCATAAAATAGGTATTCTCATTCCAAGATATATTGATGAAATAACAGGTTATAGATATTATTCTATAGATCAATTTATTTATATAGATATTATAAAAAATTGTAGAGAGTTAAGAACTAGTATAGTAGAACTTCAAGAGATTTTTAAGGACTGTAATACTGATAAATTACTAAAATTTTTACAATTAAAAAGATATGAAGCAGAAGAAAACATAAATAAAATGCAAGAAATAATCAAAAGCATTGATACCTTAAATACGCAGGTAGAGAATTCTAAGGATATATTAAATAATGATGAAATATCTATTAAATTCTTTGAACAGCGTTATGTAATTGTAGCACCATGTAAAGAAGTAGGAAGTTTAAAGGAGCTACTTTACTATTCAGACTTAGAGAAAATCATTCAAGATAAAGAGTGGAAAATGTCAATGGAAAGAGGAATCATATATAACTTTAATTCAGATGGTAATGTAGAACCAAAATATGTTTTTAGTGGATTTCAAGGGAATTCTAATATAGAAGTTGAACAAAATATGAAAATATTACCAAAGGGGAAGTATTTAACTTTAGCCTATAGTAAAGATAATGAGGAGGAACGTAGAAGAAAAATAGTTAAATATGTAAAAGAAAATAATTTAAAAATTAAAGGTTTTATTGAAGTGGAGTTATTTAATGATTTCTTCAATACAGAATCCTATAGTTGTCAAGTTCAAATGTTTATAGAAAATAATGAGGAAGTTGACTAA
- a CDS encoding ABC transporter permease: MTLSSIALRNIQRNFKDYFLYFASMIFSIVIYFTFKALEYNSQMEKAAEGSKKISGAFQVSSVMLIIFVAVFIIYSNGFFTRKRKKEVGLYSLLGIRKKQIGKMLFYENMLMGLMSLVIGIAIGSLLSKLFLELLVGMMGLNLNVHFEVPMGAIIDTTLVFFVIVLYTSFQGYRLIYRFKLIELFRAEREGEVMPKGSIVVALLSVFLIGSGYFLSLTFIKAVKYADFMMVALYILLATVLGTYLLFMFFTVIVLKRAKNKKSSFYNGMNMVTTSQLLYRIKGNAKSLATIAVLSAVTLTAVGTSVTMYYNVFTQAKTYAPYSFSYEKKDAALDSKVNAILDEEKKNHPVTDQFEIEMVPVKGKFEGEKADMGMNTHYLVTEKYQLVSQSAFNQAAKKMDAEVVSLTAGEAFVYDGMYIEGHEFSTVYKGNKAVFPIGNETKTLTIKDAEGRNVTNLGELVVVVPDEVYEGAKKVAGTRTVKNINVKDERNSKALTEKLTKVMPAAESEIVTPFRDFYTGFQAGLEGTGLMMFIGIFLGLVFLLATGSIIYFKQLTEASADRDRYVVLRKVGVTKQEMKKAIAKQVRFIFAIPLVVGILHSLFALKGLSMLMPFEILIPLLISIGVYGVIYIGYYFLTVRSYFNIVNSK; this comes from the coding sequence ATGACGTTATCTAGCATTGCCCTCCGCAATATACAGCGGAATTTTAAAGATTATTTTCTATACTTTGCTTCCATGATCTTTAGTATTGTTATTTACTTTACGTTTAAGGCACTAGAATACAATTCGCAGATGGAAAAAGCAGCGGAAGGATCGAAGAAGATTAGCGGTGCTTTCCAAGTTTCCAGTGTGATGCTCATTATTTTCGTTGCGGTATTTATTATATATTCTAACGGTTTCTTTACACGTAAGCGTAAAAAGGAAGTTGGATTATATTCATTACTAGGAATTCGTAAAAAACAAATTGGTAAAATGTTATTTTATGAAAATATGTTGATGGGGTTAATGTCATTAGTAATCGGGATTGCAATCGGTAGCTTACTTTCTAAGCTATTTCTTGAATTATTAGTAGGTATGATGGGACTCAACTTAAATGTTCATTTTGAAGTACCAATGGGAGCAATTATTGATACAACGCTTGTCTTTTTTGTCATTGTATTATATACATCGTTCCAAGGTTATCGCTTAATATATCGTTTCAAATTAATTGAACTTTTCCGTGCCGAGCGTGAAGGGGAAGTAATGCCAAAAGGCTCCATTGTTGTAGCATTACTTTCCGTCTTTTTAATTGGTTCTGGTTATTTCTTATCGCTGACATTTATAAAAGCTGTTAAGTACGCAGACTTTATGATGGTTGCTTTGTACATTCTACTTGCAACTGTGCTAGGTACGTACTTACTGTTTATGTTCTTTACAGTTATTGTTCTAAAAAGAGCAAAAAATAAGAAGTCGTCGTTTTATAACGGTATGAATATGGTAACAACGTCTCAGTTGTTATATCGTATTAAAGGAAATGCAAAATCACTTGCAACGATTGCGGTGTTAAGTGCTGTAACACTAACTGCGGTTGGTACATCTGTAACGATGTATTACAACGTGTTTACACAAGCGAAAACGTATGCACCATATAGTTTCTCTTATGAAAAGAAAGACGCGGCATTGGATAGCAAAGTAAATGCTATTCTTGATGAAGAAAAGAAAAATCATCCAGTGACGGATCAGTTTGAGATAGAGATGGTTCCTGTTAAAGGGAAGTTTGAAGGCGAAAAAGCAGATATGGGTATGAATACTCATTATCTTGTAACAGAGAAATACCAATTAGTATCACAATCAGCTTTCAATCAAGCTGCGAAAAAAATGGATGCAGAAGTCGTGAGTTTAACTGCAGGAGAAGCATTTGTATATGACGGAATGTATATCGAAGGGCATGAATTTAGTACGGTATACAAAGGAAATAAAGCGGTATTCCCTATTGGAAATGAAACAAAGACGTTAACAATTAAAGATGCAGAAGGTCGTAATGTTACGAACTTAGGTGAATTAGTTGTTGTTGTTCCGGATGAAGTGTACGAAGGAGCAAAAAAAGTAGCTGGAACACGCACTGTCAAAAATATTAATGTAAAAGATGAAAGAAACAGTAAAGCATTAACTGAAAAATTAACAAAAGTAATGCCGGCTGCAGAATCAGAAATTGTAACACCGTTTAGAGATTTCTACACTGGATTCCAAGCTGGACTTGAAGGAACTGGCTTGATGATGTTCATCGGTATTTTCTTAGGCCTCGTCTTCTTACTTGCAACAGGTTCTATCATTTACTTTAAACAATTAACAGAAGCAAGTGCAGACCGTGATCGTTACGTTGTACTTCGTAAAGTCGGTGTAACGAAACAAGAGATGAAAAAGGCAATTGCAAAACAAGTAAGATTTATCTTCGCAATTCCATTAGTAGTAGGGATTTTACACAGCTTGTTTGCATTAAAAGGTTTATCAATGTTAATGCCATTTGAAATTCTTATTCCGTTATTAATTAGCATCGGTGTGTATGGCGTTATTTATATTGGATATTACTTCTTAACAGTTCGTTCTTACTTTAATATCGTGAACTCGAAGTAA
- a CDS encoding ABC transporter ATP-binding protein — protein sequence MKTILEAKNITKVYDTGGNKFEALKGINLQVQEGEFVGIMGPSGSGKTTLLNVLSTIDTATNGEILIDGKDIVKMNDDKLALFRRDHLGFIFQDYNLLDTLTVKENIALPLALSKVKASEIDRRVLEISKKFGIDHILQQYPYQVSGGQKQRCAASRAIVTSPSMIFGDEPTGALDSKSATDLLESMKSLNEYDNSTILMVTHDAFAASYCKRVIFIKDGELYKELHRGELTRKQFFQQVLDMMSTISGGAIDDVI from the coding sequence ATGAAAACGATATTAGAAGCGAAAAATATTACAAAAGTGTATGACACTGGTGGAAATAAATTTGAAGCGTTAAAAGGGATTAACTTACAAGTACAAGAAGGCGAGTTCGTTGGGATTATGGGGCCGTCCGGATCTGGTAAAACAACATTATTAAATGTTCTTTCTACAATTGATACAGCAACGAACGGTGAAATTTTAATAGATGGAAAAGATATTGTAAAAATGAATGATGATAAATTAGCGTTGTTTCGTCGTGACCATTTAGGGTTCATTTTCCAAGATTATAACTTATTAGATACGTTAACGGTGAAAGAAAATATTGCACTGCCACTTGCGTTATCAAAAGTAAAAGCAAGTGAAATTGATCGCCGTGTTCTTGAAATCTCGAAAAAGTTTGGGATTGATCATATCTTGCAGCAATATCCATACCAAGTATCTGGTGGACAGAAGCAGCGCTGTGCAGCATCTCGTGCGATTGTTACAAGCCCCAGTATGATTTTTGGGGATGAGCCAACAGGTGCATTAGATTCAAAATCAGCAACAGATTTATTAGAAAGTATGAAATCACTAAATGAATACGATAATTCAACAATCTTAATGGTAACGCATGATGCATTTGCAGCAAGTTATTGCAAACGTGTTATTTTCATTAAAGATGGTGAGTTATATAAAGAGTTACACCGAGGAGAATTAACGCGTAAACAATTCTTCCAACAAGTATTAGACATGATGTCCACAATCTCCGGGGGTGCAATAGATGACGTTATCTAG